The sequence below is a genomic window from Methylocystis sp. IM3.
ACGCGGCGCGACGTGCCTTACCCGGTGGTCGCCCTCGTCGGCTACACCAACGCCGGAAAGTCGACGCTTTTCAATCGGCTAACCAAGGCCGAGGTGCTGGCGCAGGACATGCTCTTCGCCACCCTTGACCCGACGCTGCGCCAGATTCGCCTGCCACACGGCGCGAGGGTGCTGCTGTCCGATACGGTGGGCTTCATTTCCGACCTGCCGACCATGCTCGTTTCCGCCTTCCGCGCCACGCTGGAGGAGGTGACGCTCGCGGACGTGATCCTGCATGTCCGGGATGTCTCGCATGAAGACTCGGAGGCGCAGGCGCGCGACGTCGAGTCCATCCTCGAGGAGCTTGGCCTCAAGGGAGAGGCCGAAGGCCGGATCATTGAGGTCTGGAACAAGATCGACTCGCTCGATTTCGAACGCCTGGATGCGCTGCGGATCGCTGCGCGCGGTTATGAGCCTGCACGCCGGCCGGCTCTGGTGTCGGCGCTGACCGGCGAGGGCCTCGACGATCTCCTTGCGCGCATTGAGAATCTGCTTGCAGAAAGCCGCCTGACGCTTTCGCTCGAGCTTGCGCCGGAAGACGGGCAGGGGCTCGCCTGGCTCCATGCCCATGCCGAGGTGCTTTCGCGCGAGACGCGTGAAGACGGCGGCTCCCGCCTCCTGGTGCGCGTCGCGCCCGAGCGCGCGGACGAGGTCAGGCGGCGCTACGGCGCGGACGTCCCCGCGCAGAAGGACGCATAAGCTGTCATGCACTGGCTCTATCTCGCTATCGCGATTCTCTCGGAAGTCATTGCTTCATCGGCGCTGCCCGCGTCAGGGGGCTTTCGGAATCCGCTCCCGACGCTGCTTGTCGTGACGGGCTATGGCGCGGCGTTTTATTTCCTTTCGCTTACGCTCGAAGAGATCCCGCTCGGCGTCGCCTATGCAGTCTGGTCCGGCGTTGGCCTCGCGCTGATCTCCCTCGTCGGCTGGATTTACTACAAGCAGAGCCTCGGCGCCGCCGAGATTTTCGGGATCGTGCTGATCACGCTCGGCGTCGTGATCCTTAAATTCGGCGGCAAGGCGGGGGCTTAGCTTCGCCGGCCGGGTAGCGCCGCCGCTGGCAGCATCCGCCGCAGCGTGTCGTCCTTGAACAGATAGTGATGGACCAGCGCGGCTGCTGCGTGCAGCATCGCGAGCGCGACCAGGAGATGGGCGAGAAACTCGTGAATCTCCTTGGAGTTATGCTTGAGTTCGCGGTTCTTCGGCCAGGGCGAGGGGATGTCGTACACGCCGAACAGCGACAGCGGCTCGCCGCCATGGAACAGCGTGACGAGGCCCACCGCAGGTACGGCGAGAAGCAGGCCATAGAGGGCAAGCTGCAAGGCTTTCGCGGCGATATCGCCCGCCGTGCCGAACCGCGTCGGCTCGGGCGCGGGGGCGGGCGCCACGAAACGCCAGACAACACGCAAAGCGAGCAAGATCACGACAAGCTCGCCCAAAATCACATGTGTAAATTCGCCGGCGTGGCGGATGGGGCCGCGAGGAAGTTCGTCGCCGAGCAGGCCGAGCGTCCAGGCCGCAAGGACGCAGAGCACGGTGAGCCAGTGGAAGATTTGCGTGGGTAGGCCGAAGCGAAGCGCGGCGTGGGTCATTTGGCCTCCATATTGTTTGGCTGACCCTAGCGCGACGACGGGCAAAAATTATGGCTTTGTCTCAGGCGCTCTTCTTTTCCAATTGCTTGGCCTCGATCCAGAGCGCCTCCATGTCGTCCAGCGACGCCGCTTCGGGCGTGGAGCCCTGTTCCGATAGGCGCCGCTCGATATGGTGGAATCGGCGCTCGAATTTGGCGTTGGCCCCGCGCAGCGCCTGTTCCGGGTCGACGTTGGCGTGGCGGGCAAGATTGGCCACGACGAAGAGAAGATCGCCGATTTCCTCTTCGAGCGCCTTTGCGTTCGCCTCCGGATCCTCCAGTTCGGCCGCGACCTCCTCGGTCTCCTCGCGGATTTTGCCCAGAACATGCCTGGCGTCGTTCCAGTCGAAGCCCACCCTCGAGGCTTTTTTCTGAAGCTTGACCGCGCGGGTAAGGGCGGGCAGGGAGACCGGAACGCCGTCGAGTAGGCTCGCGGGCGCGAGGCCTTCCGAGGCGCGCCGCGCCTTGGCGGCTTTTTCCAAGGCCTTGATCTCATCCCATTGCGCAGTGACGCCCTCGGCGGTCAGCGCGTCGGCTTGCGCGAAAACATGCGGATGGCGGCGGATGAGCTTTTCGCAAATTGCCACGACGACATCGGGAAAGGCGAAGGCGCCCTGCTCCTGCGCCATGCGCGCATGGAAAACGACCTGAAGCAGCAGATCGCCCAATTCGTCCCGAAGATCCTCCAGGTCGCCACGTTCGATGGCGTCGGCGACTTCATAGGCTTCTTCCACCGTGTAAGGCGCGATGGAGCGGAAATCCTGCTCGAGATCCCAGGGGCAGCCGGTCCCCGGCGTGCGCAGGGCAGCCATGATCTCGATCAGTCGCGAAATATCGCCGGACATGTCTCTCCCACAAAAGCAAAACGCCGCGCTGCCCTTCGCGGGAACGCGGCGTCGATTTGAAGCGCCTCGGGCGATCAGTCCAGCGTAATGGACAGCGCCTCGCGGCCCTTGGCGGTGTCGACGACCTGCATAGTCACCGGCTGACCTTCCAGCAGGCGGTTCACGCCGGAGGGGCCGAGAATCGAGATATGCACGAAGACGTCCTTGCCGCCGTCGTTCGACTGGACGAAGCCGAAGCCCTTGGTTTCGTCGAACCATTTCACCTTGCCGGAGACCGGCACGGCCGACGACGGGTCGGGCGCCTGGCGGCGGGGGCGGGGGCTATCGAAGCCGCCGCCGCGCGGGGGCGGCGGAGGGGCGCGCTCGGCGGCGCCGGCGAGATCGACATCCAGAATGCGGGCGACCTGCTGACCCTTCACGGAACTCGTCACCTGCACCTGCAGCTTGGCGCCCGGCGGCAACGAGTCGTAGCCCGCCGCCTGCACCGCGCCGATGTGGAGGAAGGCGTCGCCGGTGCCATTGCCCAGCTCGACAAAGCCGAAGCCCTTGTCGGCCTTGAACCATTTCACAATGGCGTCCACCGCGGGCTCGTTGCTCATCATCGGGGGCGCCATATCCGGGAAACCGCCGCCGCCAAACGGCGACCGCGGCGCACGGCTGGGGCGCGGGGCGTCATAGCCATACGGCCCGTCGTCATCGAACCCGCGTTTGCGAGGTCCCCGGAAGTCTCTACCTTTGCTCATGTTTACCTGCTCGTCTCCGCCAATCACGGCAAGACTTTTATGTCAAACGCATGCGCCCAGGCGTGCTCAATCGGGCGCGCAATCTGCGACCGTCGAGAAACGATGGGATGTTGCCAGTTGAATGCCATATAGTCCCGCGCGGGAAGCCTTTTACCAGATAAAGGCCCGATCTGGCCAGAAAATTTCGTGGCCCGATCGAAAAAACCCTAGGAAATGCTTCGATGCGGCCAGGCTCGCGCCCCACAGACGAGGAGGTCGACCGGCGCGAAGCCGCCGCATTTGATCCCTGAAGGAATGGCCCCTGGATCCCTGGGATTTCGGTGCAGGGCTCAAATTGGAGGGCGGAAGATACCGGGCCCCACGATTCGTATAATCGATATTATGGAACCAAACCCCAGGGGGCGGACGCGGGGCCAACGCCGATTACGAACCGCCGCTCCACATCTCGGCGGCTGGCGAAGGATTACACCTCGATTCGCAGGCCGTCATAGGCCGGCTCGACATTGGCCGGCAGCG
It includes:
- the hflX gene encoding GTPase HflX; the protein is MNETQSDHGPAPGGSRTRAIVVGPYLARGAAALSRDPQARLCEAVGLAQAIDLDIAGEIQVALSEVRPATYLGKGKVDEIAEIVKEQEAGLVSVDCQLSPVQQRNLEKAWDAKVIDRTGLILEIFGQRARTKEGALQVELAHLAYQKSRLVRSWTHLERQRGGFGFLGGPGETQIETDRRLIEERMRRIEHDLDKVKRTRGLHRKTRRDVPYPVVALVGYTNAGKSTLFNRLTKAEVLAQDMLFATLDPTLRQIRLPHGARVLLSDTVGFISDLPTMLVSAFRATLEEVTLADVILHVRDVSHEDSEAQARDVESILEELGLKGEAEGRIIEVWNKIDSLDFERLDALRIAARGYEPARRPALVSALTGEGLDDLLARIENLLAESRLTLSLELAPEDGQGLAWLHAHAEVLSRETREDGGSRLLVRVAPERADEVRRRYGADVPAQKDA
- a CDS encoding DMT family transporter translates to MHWLYLAIAILSEVIASSALPASGGFRNPLPTLLVVTGYGAAFYFLSLTLEEIPLGVAYAVWSGVGLALISLVGWIYYKQSLGAAEIFGIVLITLGVVILKFGGKAGA
- a CDS encoding cytochrome b — translated: MTHAALRFGLPTQIFHWLTVLCVLAAWTLGLLGDELPRGPIRHAGEFTHVILGELVVILLALRVVWRFVAPAPAPEPTRFGTAGDIAAKALQLALYGLLLAVPAVGLVTLFHGGEPLSLFGVYDIPSPWPKNRELKHNSKEIHEFLAHLLVALAMLHAAAALVHHYLFKDDTLRRMLPAAALPGRRS
- the mazG gene encoding nucleoside triphosphate pyrophosphohydrolase, encoding MSGDISRLIEIMAALRTPGTGCPWDLEQDFRSIAPYTVEEAYEVADAIERGDLEDLRDELGDLLLQVVFHARMAQEQGAFAFPDVVVAICEKLIRRHPHVFAQADALTAEGVTAQWDEIKALEKAAKARRASEGLAPASLLDGVPVSLPALTRAVKLQKKASRVGFDWNDARHVLGKIREETEEVAAELEDPEANAKALEEEIGDLLFVVANLARHANVDPEQALRGANAKFERRFHHIERRLSEQGSTPEAASLDDMEALWIEAKQLEKKSA
- a CDS encoding cold-shock protein, which translates into the protein MSKGRDFRGPRKRGFDDDGPYGYDAPRPSRAPRSPFGGGGFPDMAPPMMSNEPAVDAIVKWFKADKGFGFVELGNGTGDAFLHIGAVQAAGYDSLPPGAKLQVQVTSSVKGQQVARILDVDLAGAAERAPPPPPRGGGFDSPRPRRQAPDPSSAVPVSGKVKWFDETKGFGFVQSNDGGKDVFVHISILGPSGVNRLLEGQPVTMQVVDTAKGREALSITLD